CGCGTGTCCGTCCCCGACacgcaacaacaacaacctccACGAACCCCGATGAAGAAGACCCCTTCCTCCACCCCGTCTCGATCCAAACCCTCGCCCGGCAGATCCGCCAAAAAAGACTCGCCGGGCGTttcctccgccgccgccgccgtacCCGTCGTCGACGATCCATCCCTCGACAACCCGGATCTCGGCCCCTTCCTCCTCAAGCTCGCTCGCGACGCCATAGCTTCCGGCGAAGGTCCCAACAAGGCTCTCGACTACGCGATCCGCGCGACGAAGTCCTTCGAGAGATGCTGCGCCGCCGCTGCTCCTCCCGTCCCCGGCGGAAGCGACGGCGGACCTGTCCTCGATCTCGCCATGAGCCTCCACGTCCTCGCCGCGATCTACTGCAGCCTCGGGAGGTTCGACGAGGCGGTCCCGCCGCTCGAGCGAGCCATCAAGGTCCCGGATCCGGAGCGTGGACCCGACCACTCCCTCGCCGCGTTCTCCGGGCATATGCAGCTCGGCGACACGTTGTCGATGCTAGGTCAGATCGATAGATCCATCGCTTGCTACGAGGAGGGGCTCAAGATCCAGATCCAGACTCTGGGAGAGACGGATCCTCGAGTTGGTGAAACTTGCAGGTAGTTATCCAATTAAACAACGCCACGTGGCTATTGTTTGAATTCGTTGAGATTGCAGGTACTTATCCAATAAAGCAACTCCACGTGTTTCAGGTACTTGGCGGAAGCCTATGTTCAAGCAATGCAGTTCAATAAAGCTGAAGAGTTATGCAAGAAAACTCTAGAGATCCACCGTGCGCATAGCGAACCCGCATCACTAGAGGAGGCGGCTGATAGGAGGCTGATGGCTATCATCTGCGAGGCTAAAGGAGACTACGAGAACGCGCTCGAGCACCTCGTCCTCGCCAGTATGGCTATGATCGCGAGCGGGCAAGAATCGGAAGTTGCTTCGATCGACGTCAGCATTGGGAACATCTACATGTCGCTGTGTCGGTTCGATGAAGCTGTGTTCTCTTACCAGAAGGCTCTCACTGTGTTCAAGTCCTCTAAGGGAGAGACTCATCCTACCGTAGCGTCGGTGTTTGTCAGATTGGCTGAGCTTTACCATAGGACAGGGAAGCTACGTGAGTCTAAGTCATACTGCGAGAACGCGTTGAGGATATACAACAAGCCGGTGCCTGGGACAACTGTTGAGGAGATTGCTGGTGGATTAACCGAGATCTCTGCGATATATGAGTCTGTGGATGAGCCTGAGGAAGCACTGAAGCTACTTCAAAAGTCCATGAAACTTCTTGAGGATAAACCAGGACAGCAGAGCGCCATTGCAGGTTATGACGTGTCTTTGGTCTTAAATTGAACAGTAAAGTACTCTTCTTTGTGTTGTCAAGCTTTAGTTTTGGCTTTTGTATGTGAATGAATTGCAGGGTTAGAGGCGCGGATGGGAGTAATGTATTACACGTTGGGGAGGTATGAAGACGCAAGAAACGCGTTTGAGAGCGCTGTGACGAAGCTGCGGGCAGCTGGTGAGAAATCTGCCTTCTTTGGAGTTGTGTTGAACCAGATGGGACTGGCGTGCGTTCAGCTTTTCAAGATCGATGAGGCTGGTGAGCTGTTTGAAGAAGCAAGAGGGATTCTCGAACAAGAACGTGGTCCTTGTGATCAGGACACTCTCGGTGTTTACAGCAATCTGGCTGCCACGTATGACGCCATGGGAAGGTAATGATAATTGTCTTTAAAAAAACTATCTGACATACAACTCAACTCACTGATGATCTATTGGTTTATCAAAACAATAAGCACAACTGGTTTGGGTTAAATTTATGACATACAACTAAACTCTCTTCACGTAAACCGGAATCATAACCTGGTCGATATGATATATGAAACTAGGAGAACCCAATTAGCTCCGGATTAgacttttctgttttcagtttTCCGGTTGAACCGGGTACTATTCATTAAAGTTGAAATGGATTGGTTTGGATATGTTTTTTCCTGGAAGGATTGGTTTTTTTGGACATATACAAAATGAAAACGTAATCAGATATTTTTTCATTTGCATTAGATTAGGAACCATTTATCGGTATGGTTCCGGTTCAGTTTGAACCGGTTAGACCAGATAAGTAAAGACAATTCCTGTTTCTGATGGCTATGTCATTTTGCAGGATAGAAGATGCCATTGAGATATTGGAGCAGGTTCTGAAGCTGAGAGAGGAGAAGCTCGGTACTGCAAATCCTGATTTTGAGGACGAGAAGAAGCGTCTGGCCGAGCTTTTGAAGGAAGCGGGGCGGTCACGGAACTACAAAGCCAAGTCGCTACAGAATCTGATCGATCCAAACGCAAGACCTCCCAAGAAAGAGGCATCTGGTAAGAAATGGCCTGGCCTCGGTTTCAAGTTCTGAAGAACACAAATCGTAaccacatataataaaaaaacattcacatataatatatatactcaaTAGTATTATgttatcattattttatttgatcttTTCTGTATCATAAGTATGAGTCTGATGAATTAATTTCCTGTATCGTGTTTTATTATTTGAGTTTGGTGAAGTACTGCCAAGTTGGTGAGCTGTTTGTTTgagtttgagagtttctttAATTCGGTCCCTTTTTcgaaaatttatatttcttgCGTGTGCTTGTCTGTTTAATTGTGCAGAAGTATCGATACTTGCAAGTATTTGCCTTTGTCACTTGTACAAGTTTGATTTTCGAATCACTAAAGTAAATTGCATGCAAACAAACGCAGATTGAAACTTATTAATTTACGGATCACAACACTCAACTAAACATTGGAAATAAggattttttgtttcttttagtcTAAATATTCGACTAATCATTACTCTTTGATTGATTATCCAGTTATTTACAAGAAAATATCcagatttttatttctaaaaacaaaagaaaacggTCTGAACTATACTCTTTGATTGATTATCCAGTTATTTACAAGAAAACAtccatatatttatttcttaaaacAAAAGAGAACGGTGTAAACAATCCGTTGGTAAATTTGAAATTGAAAACTAAAGAGAGCAAGAAATTAAGAATCTATATAGAAACAAATCAATCACATCAACTAGATTGGAGAAAAAAGACCATTTTACTAGGAATGAGTATCTCTACAACAAAAAAGCTTTATcctaaaatattaagatctttctatttctattgCCATGATACATATGGGACTAGACTCAATTGATTGTGATATAATGGGTTAAAATGTCAAAAGATGGTGGTTTAAATGGTTATAGTGTACTTCAACGCATCTAAAAGAATATATGCATTGCAAATTGAACTAGAATCTGCAGCAAGTTAACATAAAACCACCAAAAATATTCAGTAAATTGACAGACCAAATTTGAATTTCGTTTAGTTAATGTGATCAATCATAGTTGGCCATTAAACAAGAGttcttgaacatttttttggtcTAAGTTATAAActtttccaacaaaaaaaattataaaacttagCATTCGAAAACCttcaaaataattatgtatataagAAAATACTGGTAGGATAATAAACAATAAACAactaaacacacacacatatatattacgTAGAAACTTCTTCACCTAAATTTGTGCTCAAAAGATTCTAGTTTATTAACACACATCCTAAATAATTAACACAAAtcctaatttattttagtttctacTTGAGACTTTATACTCTACTCAAACGATGCATTTTCAAAAAAGCCAGTTGAATGCTGTTTATATTAAGATTATCACTGATGCCACAAGTAAACTAATTCAAGCGTTAGATAAGCAagctaaacaaaaaattatgatCACTCGTTTTATAGGATCACTTTTAGGATAAtggttataatttttgaattgcTGAATTTGTGAAAATAGTGTTTAGATAAAATTactatacaatttttaaatcAATCTTATGAGAAGGGTCACATTTAGAAAAatcagttgcaaaaaaaaaaagagaagggtCACATTTTAACtactttttttgttgaaattttaaattgattaacaaaaaaaaaatttacaggCCACTGAAGTTTATGCTTTCAGATAAAGAAACACAAGTCATATAATGGGAAAATAACAGATTACGGTTGTAGCGAAGAAGCCCGAGTGAGCCAACGCTGCATCATGTCACCATAGAAGCTCGGCTTCCGCTTTCGCAGAGAGGATATCTTGTTCCTAATTGTCTTGTCAATGTATCGAACCATTTGACCCACGCTGAGAGGAGTACCTTGATGGCGCCTGCTGTTCCTCTCACGTCAAATACTATGGATGCTAGCTTGGAGAGCAAGCTTCAGGAGACATGTATCAATCTCCCTCCTGCGATGAGATAGAAGACATGTGACGGTGATAGTCCAGTCGGGATTCACACGAGAACCCAATAGGAATCTTACTAGATCAATCAATACTGTAAATGAGTAAGGGCAAGCAAAGAACAAGTGGTCACGAGTTTCGTCCGGTTCACCATAGAGGAGACACGGTTGCACGCAACCCCAAGCTCTGCTTTTCGCTCCCGTCGACAGTCTATCCTGAAAAGCCAACCATGTGATAAAAGCAAACCGTGGAATGCTCTGTTGAAACCAAACAACTTTTCACCAAGGGAGGTTTGGGTTATGGACCCGAAGCTGTTCCCAAGTTGCTTTACTCGAGAAGGATGGTTTGTAATCCTCATCTCCGTGGCGCCATAGACGAAGATCAGCAGCCGCGTCCTCCGTCGGAGCTGGAACAGAGTTGATGCAGGCTATCATCACCCATAGGTGATAGCCACGACACCAACGAATGTTCCATTGTCCACCAGAGGCCGCTTCCGAGACCGTCGCGTAGCGGGAGATACCCAAGACTTGTGTTCCTGAAGCACCTGTGATGTTGAAAAGTCTTCCAATCTGAAGCCAGTTATCAAACCAGAATAAGGTGGCTTTGCCATTCTCTATCTCAGACCGGAGAAAATATGCAGCTTGGTCCCTAAGTTTCAACAGTTTACGCCATATCCAAGATCATGCATACTTATCGTTAACGTCCCAAAAGTTGTGAGTACGCAACAGATAAGCCTTCGTCCAAGCTACCCACAGAGAACCAGAGTTCGTGAGTAATCTCCAGATCAAGCTAAGCGCGAACACTCTTGAAGTGTCCGGAGATACTTGTGAATTCTGATAAGACCTCAAACACACCCTTCAGTGAAGCAGCTGCACCATCAGTGAAGATCATTAGATCGTCCGCAAAGCTTAGGTGTGTTAGGTTTACCTTGCTGCAGGAGGGATGAAACCCAATACGCTGAGAAAGAGAGACGCCTTATTGAGCATTCTTGACAATACATTGATGGCAATGACGAACAAATACGGGGAGAGAGCACAACTTTGTCGCAGGCCCCGTTCACTACCAAAGAAGCCTTCCAATTCCCCATTAACTGAGACAGAGAAAGCAGCGGTGGAGAGACATGTTTGAATCCAGTGAATAAACATATCCGGAATACCCATTGCGCTAAGGGTATTCATGATGAAAGACCAGTTTACAGAATCGAAAGCCTTCGAGATATCCAGCTTGAGAACACTACGGGGTTGGATTGATTGCTTGTGATAGTCTTTGACCAGTTCAGTAGCTAGTAGGACATTTTCAAGCAGCAGTCGACCTTTGACAAAAGCGCACTGGTTTGGCTCAATTAGCTCCGGAAGCAACACCTTAAGTCTGTTTGCGAGAATCTTAGAAATCACTTTGAATATGATATTGCAGCAACTGATAGGTCTGTAGTCTTTGATCTCCTTTGCATCCCCATGTTTTTGTATAAGTGTCAGTATTGAAGCATTAACGCCTCGAGGCAGAAACCCATACATGAAGAAGGACTGAACTGCTATGACAAAGTCTTGTTAAATAATATCCCACGATGCTCGATAAAACTCAGCTGGAAAGCCCTCAGGTCCTGGAGCTTTACTAGACGGCATGGAGAATAACACATTTCGTATCTCAGCCTCCGATATAGGATGGGTAAGGAGCTGAGCAGTGTGCTCCGGACATCTGAACTCCATGAGATCAGAAAGTTTCGGAAGAACCCCCATTGTAGCGTTTACCGGACTATGCTTGAGAAAGCTTTCGAAGTGTGCAGCAGCCGTAACTTTTATCTGATGAAGATCAGTAATTACCTCTCCAGAAGGTAAGGTGAGCCTCCTTATCATATTGAAAGAGGTTATACTCTGGACAATCTTAAAGAAGAATAAAGTATTCTGGTCACCATGTTGCAACCAAGTGATTCGGGACTTCTGACGTAAAAAGATCTCCTCTATCGCTGCCCAATGATTCCAGACAGTCATGGCGTCTGCAGCTACTTCAAATGTAGTTTCATTTGGGTCCTGAAGCGCTATCTTTTGCTTGTCGCAGAGTTCATCAAAAGCTTCCCGAGTTAGTTGTGGGATATTACCAAACTTGTTCTTGTTGAGTCTACGCAGCGTTGGCTTGAGAAGCTTCAGTTTCTTATGGAACCTATACAGCGCTGAGGTGGAATGAAACAGAGCCTCAGTGGAGTCCCAAACGGTGGCGACTGTGTCAAGAAAGTCCGGATGATCTacaaggaagttgaaaaatTTGAAAGGTCATTTATTtcccggggggggggggggggtctcTCTAACCGAACCCAACAACGTGTGTGATCAGAGACGCCTGAGGGCTCAACACTTGCATAAGAATGTGGGAAATGGTGCAGCCAGTGGTCATTTACAAGTACACGATCCAGTTTTTTTTGCAATAGGGTTCTCTTTTTGCTTATTAGTCCAGGTAAAAGTACGTCCAAGAGAGGCAAGATCAGTGAGATTGCAGGCAGCTACTGCATACTAAAAAGCCTGCATTCCTCTGAGATTTGCGTTTGATAAAGTACCCATGGAATGCTCTGAAAACGCTAGAGTTTCATTGAAACCACCCATCACAATCCATGGGACTCCGGTGAAAGCATACTGCGCTTTAATGTATGACATTTCGCTCCACAAGTGCTGCCTGTCAGCAGTGAAGTTTGAAGCGTATACACATGAACAGAGAAATTGTTCGCCTGTGTCGGAAGTAACCCAGACGGTGATACATTGGGAACTCTTAAACATAGGAGTAATCGAAACATTTTCCGCCCAACAGATCCATATTTTGCCTAGGCGGTGATGATCATACTTGGTAAGAAAATTCCATTGAGGAAGAGCAGGGTTGGGAATAGATacactgttttcttctcaaaCACGAGTTTCGACAAGACAACCAAAAGAGGGTTTAACAGATTGAATCCAAGAACGAAGAGCTGTTTCTTTGCGCATTTTGTTGAAGCCCCTTGTGTTCCATGCAAATAATGATATCATCACATTAGTGTCTCCGTGAGGAGACATGATTTGTTTGCTTGTTCTTGGCACCCTTTGTTTGATCTTTTTTGTTCCCAACATTCACATTTGGGTTACTTTTCtgattcttcttattttttccaAGCTTCTGTTTCTCCATTTGTTTCCTCTTCTCAAGAACTACCTTAGACTCCACTGACCTTTCCTCTTCAGAGCTGGAGCTCTCATCCTCTGCTTCCACCTCCCCTTCTTCAAGTTCAGTGCTAAGCAAATGGAATCGGGACGGCGAGCTAGTGCTGGGAAGGCGAGCTCTAAGGGATCGTCAACCATGGCTTCTCATTATCATGGATCTCAATCTCTTTCTCTACCTTGTCTGAAACGCTATCGCGAGATGTCATTCCAGTACAGGGTtcccaatatatatataatttgagacCTCATTAGCCACGACCGAACCTGCCTGTAAGTCATCAGTTCCAGTGCCCTAAGCAACCTGTTCTTTCTCCTTCGCAACTTCTTCTTTATCTTTAATGCGCTTCTTCTTGGAACATGTTTTGTCTGTGTGTCCCCATTTCTGGCAATCAAGGCATCGTGGAGGCAGCCACGGATAACTCACGGAGATGGTTTTACCCGATCCCCTAACTTTGATACTTGCTGGTAGAGGTTCCTCTAGGTTCATAACCACTAGCAGGCGAGCAACGTCAAGCCGAACGCACCGTTCCGTATTCAGGTGAAGCTTCACCGTGCGTCCAATAGTATCCCCAAAAAAAGTAAGACCATTTTGGGAGAATAGGTGATCCGGAACCCCCTGGCGATCTACCCATAGCGGGACAGCAGTGAGATCAGGTTGAGCAGACGCTGTTGCGGGGCTCCACTCGCGCACCACAATAGGTATATAATCAATGTGCCAGAAGGTTCTCTTCAGGACTCTCTCCTTGAGTTGTGGGTTATCAATACAGAATAGAACTGTTCGTGGACTGATGAACTGTGCATCGATCTTAGCAGGCTTGTCCGGGAAAGACCAGATTCTGTTGACAATGGCATGAACTTTGCCGATATGGGGAGCATTCCCCATGAAGTTTCCAACAATATATGCAGACCACAATGGTTTAGAATCAGACAGTAGCTCCTCTGGTAGACCAACAGAAGCAACACCCCCTTTCAGATCAGCTACCAGGAAGTAACGGACAACATTTGAAAACTTTTCTTCCAGATCACGCGAACTTTGAGCAGCGACCTGAGAGTAGGACTTTGCAGGGGATTGGAAAAGGCCTGGATCTCCAGGTGGAGGTGAGAACCCCATACCTCCGATCCCCAGAGCCGTGGGGCGTACGGAAGACAAGGGCGTCTAGGGCTTCATCGCTCGGGCTTCGTCGCTCGGGCTTCGTcgctttcaaaaaaaaaaaaacataacaattttTAACTACTAGGGGTTGTCCGTGCTCGCGCGGAATATTATTTACTGTtgttaaatatgatatttttggaTGATGCAATTATGTGGTCAATATTTATTTGTGAAGAGCATGATTTagtattttattatgttatgtagtaTTAGGTTATAagttaatataatatatgtttgtcttttcaataatgtgttgttgtgtgtataatAGTATTTGTTAGTGGTGAATTGAGCTTCTAATATAAagcatattgaatttcaataactttgcattcaaacatttgttgattctaacaTTAACGGTTTCATCgtcaaatttttatttcatatcttcacattttttaacattat
The window above is part of the Brassica napus cultivar Da-Ae chromosome C3, Da-Ae, whole genome shotgun sequence genome. Proteins encoded here:
- the LOC106388540 gene encoding protein KINESIN LIGHT CHAIN-RELATED 1-like — encoded protein: MPTMPGLVSVKTPANAPPLRVSVPDTQQQQPPRTPMKKTPSSTPSRSKPSPGRSAKKDSPGVSSAAAAVPVVDDPSLDNPDLGPFLLKLARDAIASGEGPNKALDYAIRATKSFERCCAAAAPPVPGGSDGGPVLDLAMSLHVLAAIYCSLGRFDEAVPPLERAIKVPDPERGPDHSLAAFSGHMQLGDTLSMLGQIDRSIACYEEGLKIQIQTLGETDPRVGETCRYLAEAYVQAMQFNKAEELCKKTLEIHRAHSEPASLEEAADRRLMAIICEAKGDYENALEHLVLASMAMIASGQESEVASIDVSIGNIYMSLCRFDEAVFSYQKALTVFKSSKGETHPTVASVFVRLAELYHRTGKLRESKSYCENALRIYNKPVPGTTVEEIAGGLTEISAIYESVDEPEEALKLLQKSMKLLEDKPGQQSAIAGLEARMGVMYYTLGRYEDARNAFESAVTKLRAAGEKSAFFGVVLNQMGLACVQLFKIDEAGELFEEARGILEQERGPCDQDTLGVYSNLAATYDAMGRIEDAIEILEQVLKLREEKLGTANPDFEDEKKRLAELLKEAGRSRNYKAKSLQNLIDPNARPPKKEASGKKWPGLGFKF